One Belonocnema kinseyi isolate 2016_QV_RU_SX_M_011 chromosome 6, B_treatae_v1, whole genome shotgun sequence genomic region harbors:
- the LOC117174792 gene encoding alkaline ceramidase — protein sequence MWRSFEPGSSPVDWCEGNYSISPSIAEFTNTLSNLLFLLLPPLLMHLFKDYGRFVNPGIHVIWFLLMVVGVSSAYFHATLSLIGQLLDELSILWVYMAGLCMFFPRRYFPTILKNNRKHFSLCAILPTVIATGLALIHPALNAFALMCLGIPAFGFMIVELKRTKSARVYRLGLRCGAVWTLAVVCWLNDRLFCDTWRNLNFPYLHALWHLFIFIASYTFAVLFAYFSVKEERPQQSPLLKYWPRDDFELGIPYVTIKSYIKLDNNTNI from the exons atgtggagGTCTTTTGAACCTGGAAGTTCACCTGTCGACTGGTGTGAAGGGAATTACAGCATATCTCCGAGCATCGCAGAATTTACTAACACG CTTAGTAATCTACTCTTTTTACTACTCCCGCCTTTACTTATGCATCTATTTAAAGATTATGGCAGATTTGTTAATCCAGGCATTCATGTCATATGGTTTTTATTAATGGTGGTTGGCGTCAGCAGTGCTTATTTTCATGCAACTTTATCTCTGATag gtcaacttttagatgaattatcaatattATGGGTGTACATGGCTGGTCTTTGTATGTTTTTCCCGAGAAGATATTTTCCAACTATcttaaaaaacaacagaaaacacTTTTCACTGTGTGCTATATTGCCGACAGTGATCGCCACTGGATTAGCTTTAATTCATCCTGCCCTTAATGCATTTGCATTAATGTGTTTGGGAATTCCTGCTTTTGGTTTCATGATCGTCGAATTGAAaag GACCAAATCTGCTCGAGTTTATCGCCTGGGTTTGAGATGTGGTGCTGTGTGGACATTGGCAGTAGTTTGTTGGTTAAATGATCGACTATTTTGCGACACTTGGCGCAATTTGAACTTCCCCTATCTTCATGCGTTGTGGCACCTTTTTATTTTCATAGCCAGTTACACTTTCGCAGTTCTTTTCgcttatttttcagtaaaagaagaACGACCGCAACAGTCTCCTCTGCTCAAATATTGGCCACGAGATGATTTTGAATTGGGAATCCCATATGTGACAATTAAAAGTTACATCAAGCTCGATAACAATacgaacatttaa